A genomic window from Triticum urartu cultivar G1812 chromosome 7, Tu2.1, whole genome shotgun sequence includes:
- the LOC125523756 gene encoding proteasome subunit beta type-3, with translation MSIFEYNGSAVVAMVGKNCFAIASDRRLGVQLQTVATDFQRVFKIHGKLYIGLSGLASDAQTLYQRLVFKHKLYQLREERDMKPETFASLVSSMLYEKRFGPYFCQPIIAGLGQDDEPFICTMDCIGAKELAKDFVVSGTASESLYGACESMYKPNMEPEELFETISQALLSSVDRDCLSGWGGYVLIVTPTEVQERVLKGRMD, from the exons ATGTCG ATCTTCGAGTACAACGGCTCCGCGGTGGTGGCGATGGTGGGGAAGAACTGCTTCGCCATCGCCAGCGACCGCCGCCTCGGCGTGCAGCTGCAGACCGTCGCCACCGACTTCCAGCGGGTCTTCAAGATccacggcaagctctacatcggcCTCTCCGGCCTCGCCTCCGACGCCCAGACGCT GTACCAGCGGCTCGTGTTCAAGCACAAGCTGTACCAGCTGCGGGAGGAGCGAGACATGAAGCCAGAGACCTTCGCCAGCCTCGTCTCCTCCATGCTCTACGAGAAGAG ATTTGGGCCATACTTCTGCCAGCCGATTATTGCTGGACTTGGACAGGACGACGAGCCATTTATTTGTACCATGGACTGCATTGGTGCAAA GGAACTTGCTAAGGATTTTGTTGTCTCAGGGACAGCTTCAGAGTCTCTATATGGTGCTTGTGAATCCATGTACAAACCAAACATG GAACCTGAGGAACTCTTCGAGACCATATCACAAGCTCTGTTGTCGTCAGTTGACCGTGACTGCCTCAGTGGGTGGGGAGGCTATGTTCTGATTGT GACACCGACCGAAGTTCAAGAGCGGGTGCTCAAGGGCAGGATGGACTAG
- the LOC125524904 gene encoding aspartic proteinase CDR1-like — translation MPGTVIPRGLLLVGVVLAAQLCACPAQQYVGSRGANGFSVEFMHRDSVGSPFHDPSLTAHGRVLAAVRRSTARARAIDDATVSEAVHRSFEYLMAVGIGTPPTRMLAIADTGSDLIWFNCRNSTGAAPVHPPSVVVFDPDNSTTFGLVGCKSRACRAIPDGTTCTLGSNCKYIYSYGDGSRTSGLISTETFTFAHVPGTARGHRGRRKRVATVNFGCSTATAGTFEADGVVGLGGGALSLVTQLGAHKSLGGRRFSYCLVPYSVNASSALNFGARATVEEPGAVTTPLIPSLVDTYYTVDPQSVKIRNAIFVAPDGHRHVIVDSGTTLTFLAKALLDPMVKELSRRIKLPRAPSPDKLLTLCFDVSQVGERRAKAMVPDVTLGLGGGAAVTLKAENTFVVVEEGTMCLAVSEVPERLPASILGNIAQQNMHVGYDLDKRTVTFAAANCAGSYPVPIHPLRLCNV, via the coding sequence ATGCCGGGGACAGTCATACCACGCGGTCTCCTGCTCGTCGGCGTCGTCCTGGCGGCACAGCTCTGTGCGTGCCCGGCGCAACAGTACGTTGGCAGCCGCGGCGCCAACGGGTTTAGCGTGGAGTTCATGCACCGGGACTCCGTCGGATCGCCGTTCCACGACCCATCGCTCACCGCCCACGGCCGCGTGCTGGCGGCCGTGCGGCGGTCGACGGCGCGCGCCCGCGCCATCGACGACGCCACCGTGTCCGAGGCCGTCCACAGGTCGTTCGAGTACCTGATGGCCGTGGGCATCGGCACTCCACCCACACGGATGCTCGCCATCGCCGACACCGGCAGCGACCTCATCTGGTTCAACTGCAGGAACAGCACCGGCGCCGCACCTGTCCATCCTCCGAGCGTCGTCGTGTTCGACCCTGACAACTCGACGACGTTCGGCCTCGTGGGCTGCAAGTCCCGCGCATGCCGTGCTATCCCCGACGGCACCACCTGCACCCTCGGCTCCAACTGCAAGTACATCTACTCCTACGGAGACGGCTCCAGGACGAGCGGCCTCATCTCCACCGAGACCTTCACCTTCGCCCACGTCCCCGGCACCGCCCGCGGCCATCGGGGCCGGAGGAAGCGCGTGGCCACCGTGAACTTCGGCTGCTCCACGGCCACAGCCGGCACGTTTGAAGCGGACGGCGTGGTGGGCCTCGGTGGCGGCGCCCTCTCCCTCGTCACCCAGCTAGGCGCCCACAAATCGCTCGGCGGCCGGAGGTTCTCCTACTGCCTCGTGCCCTACTCCGTGAACGCCTCCTCCGCGCTCAACTTCGGTGCCCGCGCCACGGTGGAAGAGCCAGGCGCGGTGACCACGCCACTGATCCCATCCCTAGTGGACACATACTACACCGTCGACCCCCAGTCCGTAAAGATCAGGAACGCGATCTTCGTGGCGCCGGACGGGCACCGCCACGTCATCGTCGACTCCGGCACCACGCTGACGTTCCTCGCCAAGGCGCTGCTGGACCCAATGGTGAAGGAGCTGAGCCGGCGGATCAAGCTCCCGCGGGCGCCGTCGCCCGACAAGCTCCTGACGCTGTGCTTCGACGTGAGCCAGGTAGGGGAGAGGCGGGCGAAGGCGATGGTCCCTGACGTGACGctggggctgggcggcggcgcggcggtcACGCTCAAGGCGGAGAACACCTTCGTGGTCGTCGAGGAGGGGACCATGTGTTTGGCGGTGTCGGAGGTGCCGGAGCGGCTCCCGGCCTCTATCCTCGGGAACATCGCGCAGCAGAACATGCACGTCGGGTACGACCTCGACAAGCGCACCGTGACCTTCGCCGCGGCGAACTGCGCGGGGTCCTATCCTGTTCCTATCCATCCCCTCCGCCTGTGTAACGTGTAG